One window from the genome of Parasteatoda tepidariorum isolate YZ-2023 chromosome 8, CAS_Ptep_4.0, whole genome shotgun sequence encodes:
- the LOC107448087 gene encoding RNA-binding protein EWS-like, with the protein MIRILVLLTLASVCVSYDLSLHLAEKLAVPHYSRHGYDYPQINFGRPQGNAAPAVSQSLPARPSSLSGPSSFSQPSSVNRPSSFSQSGDFGQPSSVNRPSSFSQSGDFGQPSTFRRPSGGQTRFFNMYAPNLASELRSRFRR; encoded by the coding sequence GTTTTGCTCACACTTGCCTCCGTTTGTGTGTCTTATGATCTATCTCTGCATCTTGCCGAGAAGTTAGCAGTTCCGCATTACAGTCGCCATGGATACGATTATCcgcaaataaattttggaaGACCACAAGGCAATGCTGCTCCAGCCGTCAGCCAATCTTTACCAGCCAGACCATCATCTCTTAGTGGGCCATCCTCTTTCAGTCAACCATCTTCCGTAAACCGGCCATCTTCTTTTAGCCAGTCTGGTGACTTCGGTCAACCATCTTCCGTAAACAGGCCATCTTCTTTCAGCCAGTCTGGTGACTTTGGTCAACCATCTACTTTCAGAAGACCCTCAGGTGGTCAAACCAGGTTCTTCAACATGTACGCCCCCAATTTGGCAAGTGAGCTGAGGTCACGGTTCAGAAGATAG